One part of the Larimichthys crocea isolate SSNF chromosome XIX, L_crocea_2.0, whole genome shotgun sequence genome encodes these proteins:
- the LOC104929357 gene encoding microtubule-associated protein 2 isoform X3: MADGRQPDEHWSSNGQENGENGYSAYSSAYRENGYHGGAAAHPGTTVDDSANLPPSPPPSPSAEQIGPVAQAQPEECISKATCESAIKEVEPQVASLQQKEVERATPEGAELTSNEPHPPPSVKEKELSETSIQQGGQDRKEVVEGTAESDLLVESKEKEAKQPLLTEETEKLSDIKEEDIEGNIIPSKSEAPMDESKERSTAVEVINKEDQDSGCDIRLHETLQKEDETQETVKSSPEPGAELKATSVIFVESGAKTYFETSSKSHEEETSQTQSYYELSTAAETKLCGETESVTQKLEEQEETKAGTSPGNISVEQNNGSSAGQTVTEKKSEKLGPVSGSLDKSEVSSSTPSVESQDQVPPAVSITPTTTESTEDVSTQEESVSSSHKHNSRFEHSGSLSEMLDLAGDLPRPSLERRELDHMRRKSVPSNVSALVGSSLAKLALGDQTPRVVGGESQLEELGYCVFSEYSGPMPSPADVPSPGDSPHQRFPSMESEVEEELGPTEVEGVEGMQQQQDPKGITPEISQKAVFEKKDVPVKTTLILEKAVTSGVKPDRLRIPMTSSKDRLTEFRLESGLPGDIKIQAIPEVDVEKDPSREASPIPPDNSFTFTLTETGSKVPPTPTTPISAADIPSETQVNEEKAGKDVLPEVKAGDDPETERIDTKQIQLVEEVQKSEQEESVERHDELEMASSQSLESMEKDEKKIQSEHGTPARLETIEKQETSKDVEVKTIKKLSDEKNPQIHLQEVTLDKCSPKPRISSPVIIIPQAQVEEEADDEDDIEIAEEPQEIMEEAKVPAKEEQKKVEVRLTVDDQIVDEDPRSGAEEWSHSAQNSDDGEPATDSSHLSPCSDQDQLIEGGRDEGMGEDNIAKDTQKSRDESKKEECEAVKEEKTGEQGVEEVGSDGVGAERDQKRMGAVDEGKERMGEKQEEKDLSIGQEEETSDVLCQQAAHDETTMDISILDSDSGWMDSQDDDKSIMTQQIEALPQTQSLTSTPVVDRPAKRAPGRGRGRPGTTESKVYRKVTSHHPPREEMKKKKVGMRRADQNKVSALQTRSPSRKSVAKVAARHPRPALLHSSARRKATGMESHQPLSVAHQSRERTTERAYRSPEKRSSLPRPAKSLTRHIPAAEQEDNSTPSRPTCTDSARSRSVRSGASTPGSSAVTPGTPPSYSCRTPGSRTPGSHTPKSFSAFQEKKVAVIRTPPKSPSSAQRQLKVVNQPLPDLKNVKSKIGSTSNLKHQPKGGQVMIPSVKLDFSHVQAKCGSLDKIQYTAGGGNVQIQTKKIDLSHVTAKCGSMSNIRHRPGGGQVRIENVKLDFKDKAQAKVGSLGNTSHTPGGGNVMIESHKLSFRETAKARVDHGAEIVITHSPGIETGGTSPRLSSAGSINLLESPQLSTLAQDVTAALAKQGL, encoded by the exons ATGGCAGACGGTCGGCAGCCAGACGAGCACTGGTCCTCAAATGGCCAAGAGAACGGCGAGAATGGCTACTCCGCCTACAGCTCTGCCTACAGGGAGAACGGATACCACGGCGGGGCAGCTGCGCATCCTGGAACGACAG TGGATGACTCAGCCAATttgcctccctcccctcccccctctccatcCGCTGAGCAGATTGGGCCCGTGGCACAAG CCCAGCCGGAAGAATGTATCAGTAAGGCGACGTGTGAGTCTGCTATAAAAGAAGTTGAACCTCAAGTGGCGTCGCTACAACAGAAGGAAGTTGAAAGAGCAACACCTGAAGGTGCAGAGCTCACCTCAAATGAacctcatcctcctccctctgttaAAGAGAAAGAACTCTCTGAGACCTCAATTCAGCAAGGTGGACAAGACAGAAAGGAGGTAGTAGAAGGGACTGCTGAGAGCGACCTGCTAGTAGAgtccaaagaaaaagaagcaaaacaacCTTTActgacagaagagacagagaagttATCAGATATTAAGGAGGAAGACATAGAAGGAAATATCATACCAAGCAAATCAGAAGCCCCTATGGATGAAAGCAAGGAAAGATCTACAGCAGTTGAGGTAATAAATAAGGAGGACCAAGACAGTGGCTGTGACATTAGATTGCATGAGACACTTCAAAAAGAGGACGAAACGCAAGAAactgtcaagtcaagtccagaACCTGGTGCAGAGTTGAAAGCCACGTCAGTTATTTTTGTAGAATCAGGAGCAAAAACCTACTTTGAGACGTCATCAAAAAGCCACGaagaggaaacatcacaaacCCAGAGCTATTATGAactcagcacagcagcagagacaaagtTATGTGGGGAAACTGAAAGCGTTACGCAAAAGCTCGAGGAACAAGAGGAGACAAAAGCTGGAACGTCTCCTGGTAATATTTCAGTGGAACAAAACAATGGGTCTTCTGCAGGACAGACAGTGACTGAAAAGAAGTCAGAAAAGTTAGGTCCTGTTAGTGGAAGCCTTGATAAATCTGAGGTTTCCTCTTCAACACCATCTGTGGAGAGCCAAGACCAGGTTCCTCCAGCTGTCTCAATTACCCCAACTACCACTGAATCAACTGAAGATGTTTCCACCCAGGAAGAATCTGTTTCATCTTCTCATAAGCACAATTCGAGATTTGAACATTCAGGTAGCCTCTCTGAGATGTTGGACCTGGCAGGAGACCTGCCTCGGCCATCATTAGAGAGGAGGGAGCTTGATCACATGAGACGAAAGTCTGTGCCCTCCAATGTATCTGCTCTGGTGGGGAGTTCTTTGGCCAAGCTTGCCTTGGGAGATCAGACCCCGAGAGTTGTGGGAGGGGAAAGCCAGCTGGAGGAACTGGGCTACTGTGTCTTCAGTGAGTACTCAGGGCCCATGCCTTCTCCTGCTGATGTACCCAGTCCTGGGGACTCTCCACACCAGCGTTTTCCTTCTATGGAGAGTGAAGTTGAAGAAGAGCTTGGGCCAACAGAAGTTGAAGGTGTTGAAGgaatgcaacaacaacaagatccTAAAGGAATTACCCCTGAGATCTCTCAAAAAGCAGTGTTTGAAAAGAAAGACGTACCAGTAAAGACAACCCTGATTCTCGAAAAAGCGGTGACAAGTGGAGTTAAACCTGATCGCCTAAGAATCCCAATGACTTCTTCaaaagacagactgactgagttTCGTTTGGAGAGTGGCCTGCCTGGTGACATAAAGATCCAAGCGATCCCTGAGGTAGACGTTGAAAAAGACCCCTCCAGAGAGGCTTCTCCCATCCCACCAGACAATTCCTTTACTTTCACTCTTACGGAGACAGGAAGTAAGGTTCCCCCAACTCCCACCACCCCCATATCTGCAGCAGATATACCCTCAGAAACCCAAGTCAATGAAGAGAAGGCTGGGAAAGATGTCTTACCAGAGGTTAAAGCAGGGGACGATCCAGAGACTGAGAGGATTGACACTAAACAGATACAGTTAGTAGAGGAAGTGCAGAAATCTGAGCAGGAAGAATCAGTAGAAAGACACGATGAACTTGAAATGGCGTCATCTCAGTCTTTAGAGAGCatggaaaaagatgaaaagaagattCAAAGTGAACATGGGACACCTGCAAGATTAGAAACAATAGAAAAGCAAGAGACCTCAAAAGATGTTGAGgttaaaaccattaaaaagcTCTCAGATGAGAAAAATCCCCAAATCCATTTACAGGAGGTGACTCTGGATAAATGCTCACCAAAGCCACGCATATCCTCCCCAGTCATCATTATACCTCAAGCACAAGTAGAGGAAGAAGcagatgatgaggatgataTTGAGATTGCTGAAGAGCCTCAAGAGATCATGGAGGAAGCTAAAGTGCCTGCAAAGGAAGAGCAAAAGAAAGTCGAGGTGAGGCTGACAGTAGATGATCAGATTGTGGACGAAGATCCCAGGTCCGGAGCAGAAGAATGGAGTCATAGTGCCCAAAATAGTGATGATGGGGAGCCTGCCACGGACAGTTCACACTTATCTCCATGTTCTGACCAAGATCAACTTATTGAAGGTGGCAGAGACGAAGGCATGGGAGAGGATAACATtgcaaaagacacacaaaaaagtagGGATGAAAGCAAGAAAGAGGAGTGTGAGGCAgtaaaggaagagaaaacagggGAGCAGGGAGTGGAGGAAGTTGGTTCAGATGGTgtaggagcagagagagaccaAAAAAGGATGGGAGCAGTGGatgaggggaaggagaggatgggtgaaaaacaggaggagaaagaCCTCTCGATTGGTCAGGAGGAGGAAACCTCAGATGTGCTCTGCCAGCAGGCAGCTCACGATGAAACCACCATGGACATCTCCATCCTAGATTCAGACAGTGGCTGGATGGACTCACAAG ATGATGACAAAAGTATCATGACTCAGCAAATTGAAGCCCTTCCTCAGACCCAGAGTCTCACCAGTACACCTGTGGTGGACAGACCCGCTAAACGGGCCCCTGGCAGAGGAAGGGGCCGTCCTGGCACCACTGAGAGTAAAGTGTACCGTAAAGTAACCAGCCACCATCCGCcaagagaggagatgaagaagaaaaaag TAGGCATGAGGAGGGCTGACCAGAATAAGGTGTCAGCCCTCCAAACTCGTTCTCCATCTCGAAAGAGTGTAGCCAAAGTGGCGGCCAGACATCCTAGGCCTGCTCTGCTTCACAGCTCTGCTAGACGCAAGGCCACAG GTATGGAAAGCCATCAGCCCCTCAGTGTGGCCCATCAGTCCAGGGAGAGGACCACT gaGAGAGCATACCGCAGCCCAGAGAAGAGGTCGTCCCTGCCCAGGCCTGCCAAATCTCTGACACGCCACATCCCTGCTGCTGAACAAGAGGACAATAGCACCCCCTCCAGGCCAACCT GCACAGACTCCGCACGTTCCCGATCAGTCCGCAGCGGTGCGTCCACCCCCGGATCCTCCGCTGTCACACCTGGCACGCCCCCCAGCTACTCCTGCCGCACTCCTGGCTCGCGCACCCCCGGCAGCCACACACCCAAATCCTTCAGCGCCTTCCAGGAGAAGAAGGTGGCTGTGATCCGAACCCCGCCCAAGTCTCCTTCATCTGCCCAACGGCAGCTGAAGGTTGTCAATCAGCCCCTGCCTGACCTGAAGAATGTAAAGTCCAAGATCGGGTCCACCTCCAACCTGAAGCACCAGCCAAAAGGCGGACAG GTCATGATTCCaagtgttaaactggactttAGCCACGTTCAGGCTAAATGTGGCTCCCTGGACAAAATCCAGTACACTGCAGGCGGAGGAAAC GTCCAGATCCAGACCAAGAAGATCGACCTGAGTCACGTCACTGCCAAATGTGGCTCCATGTCCAACATCCGCCACAGACCAG GGGGAGGTCAAGTACGTATCGAAAATGTGAAGCTGGACTTTAAAGACAAGGCCCAGGCCAAGGTCGGCTCCTTGGGCAACACCAGCCACACTCCTGGAGGGGGGAACGTCATG ATCGAGAGCCATAAGCTGAGCTTCCGGGAAACCGCCAAAGCTCGGGTGGATCACGGTGCAGAAATCGTCATCACCCACTCCCCTGGCATCGAGACGGGAGGCACTTCCCCTCGCCTGTCCTCTGCCGGCAGCATCAACCTCCTGGAGTCGCCTCAGCTCTCCACGCTGGCCCAGGATGTCACCGCCGCCCTTGCTAAGCAGGGTTTATGA
- the LOC104929357 gene encoding microtubule-associated protein 2 isoform X1: MADGRQPDEHWSSNGQENGENGYSAYSSAYRENGYHGGAAAHPGTTVDDSANLPPSPPPSPSAEQIGPVAQAQPEECISKATCESAIKEVEPQVASLQQKEVERATPEGAELTSNEPHPPPSVKEKELSETSIQQGGQDRKEVVEGTAESDLLVESKEKEAKQPLLTEETEKLSDIKEEDIEGNIIPSKSEAPMDESKERSTAVEVINKEDQDSGCDIRLHETLQKEDETQETVKSSPEPGAELKATSVIFVESGAKTYFETSSKSHEEETSQTQSYYELSTAAETKLCGETESVTQKLEEQEETKAGTSPGNISVEQNNGSSAGQTVTEKKSEKLGPVSGSLDKSEVSSSTPSVESQDQVPPAVSITPTTTESTEDVSTQEESVSSSHKHNSRFEHSGSLSEMLDLAGDLPRPSLERRELDHMRRKSVPSNVSALVGSSLAKLALGDQTPRVVGGESQLEELGYCVFSEYSGPMPSPADVPSPGDSPHQRFPSMESEVEEELGPTEVEGVEGMQQQQDPKGITPEISQKAVFEKKDVPVKTTLILEKAVTSGVKPDRLRIPMTSSKDRLTEFRLESGLPGDIKIQAIPEVDVEKDPSREASPIPPDNSFTFTLTETGSKVPPTPTTPISAADIPSETQVNEEKAGKDVLPEVKAGDDPETERIDTKQIQLVEEVQKSEQEESVERHDELEMASSQSLESMEKDEKKIQSEHGTPARLETIEKQETSKDVEVKTIKKLSDEKNPQIHLQEVTLDKCSPKPRISSPVIIIPQAQVEEEADDEDDIEIAEEPQEIMEEAKVPAKEEQKKVEVRLTVDDQIVDEDPRSGAEEWSHSAQNSDDGEPATDSSHLSPCSDQDQLIEGGRDEGMGEDNIAKDTQKSRDESKKEECEAVKEEKTGEQGVEEVGSDGVGAERDQKRMGAVDEGKERMGEKQEEKDLSIGQEEETSDVLCQQAAHDETTMDISILDSDSGWMDSQDDDKSIMTQQIEALPQTQSLTSTPVVDRPAKRAPGRGRGRPGTTESKVYRKVTSHHPPREEMKKKKVGMRRADQNKVSALQTRSPSRKSVAKVAARHPRPALLHSSARRKATGMESHQPLSVAHQSRERTTERAYRSPEKRSSLPRPAKSLTRHIPAAEQEDNSTPSRPTSFQSRADNRSGRAPGMAGTDSARSRSVRSGASTPGSSAVTPGTPPSYSCRTPGSRTPGSHTPKSFSAFQEKKVAVIRTPPKSPSSAQRQLKVVNQPLPDLKNVKSKIGSTSNLKHQPKGGQVMIPSVKLDFSHVQAKCGSLDKIQYTAGGGNVQIQTKKIDLSHVTAKCGSMSNIRHRPGGGQVRIENVKLDFKDKAQAKVGSLGNTSHTPGGGNVMIESHKLSFRETAKARVDHGAEIVITHSPGIETGGTSPRLSSAGSINLLESPQLSTLAQDVTAALAKQGL, translated from the exons ATGGCAGACGGTCGGCAGCCAGACGAGCACTGGTCCTCAAATGGCCAAGAGAACGGCGAGAATGGCTACTCCGCCTACAGCTCTGCCTACAGGGAGAACGGATACCACGGCGGGGCAGCTGCGCATCCTGGAACGACAG TGGATGACTCAGCCAATttgcctccctcccctcccccctctccatcCGCTGAGCAGATTGGGCCCGTGGCACAAG CCCAGCCGGAAGAATGTATCAGTAAGGCGACGTGTGAGTCTGCTATAAAAGAAGTTGAACCTCAAGTGGCGTCGCTACAACAGAAGGAAGTTGAAAGAGCAACACCTGAAGGTGCAGAGCTCACCTCAAATGAacctcatcctcctccctctgttaAAGAGAAAGAACTCTCTGAGACCTCAATTCAGCAAGGTGGACAAGACAGAAAGGAGGTAGTAGAAGGGACTGCTGAGAGCGACCTGCTAGTAGAgtccaaagaaaaagaagcaaaacaacCTTTActgacagaagagacagagaagttATCAGATATTAAGGAGGAAGACATAGAAGGAAATATCATACCAAGCAAATCAGAAGCCCCTATGGATGAAAGCAAGGAAAGATCTACAGCAGTTGAGGTAATAAATAAGGAGGACCAAGACAGTGGCTGTGACATTAGATTGCATGAGACACTTCAAAAAGAGGACGAAACGCAAGAAactgtcaagtcaagtccagaACCTGGTGCAGAGTTGAAAGCCACGTCAGTTATTTTTGTAGAATCAGGAGCAAAAACCTACTTTGAGACGTCATCAAAAAGCCACGaagaggaaacatcacaaacCCAGAGCTATTATGAactcagcacagcagcagagacaaagtTATGTGGGGAAACTGAAAGCGTTACGCAAAAGCTCGAGGAACAAGAGGAGACAAAAGCTGGAACGTCTCCTGGTAATATTTCAGTGGAACAAAACAATGGGTCTTCTGCAGGACAGACAGTGACTGAAAAGAAGTCAGAAAAGTTAGGTCCTGTTAGTGGAAGCCTTGATAAATCTGAGGTTTCCTCTTCAACACCATCTGTGGAGAGCCAAGACCAGGTTCCTCCAGCTGTCTCAATTACCCCAACTACCACTGAATCAACTGAAGATGTTTCCACCCAGGAAGAATCTGTTTCATCTTCTCATAAGCACAATTCGAGATTTGAACATTCAGGTAGCCTCTCTGAGATGTTGGACCTGGCAGGAGACCTGCCTCGGCCATCATTAGAGAGGAGGGAGCTTGATCACATGAGACGAAAGTCTGTGCCCTCCAATGTATCTGCTCTGGTGGGGAGTTCTTTGGCCAAGCTTGCCTTGGGAGATCAGACCCCGAGAGTTGTGGGAGGGGAAAGCCAGCTGGAGGAACTGGGCTACTGTGTCTTCAGTGAGTACTCAGGGCCCATGCCTTCTCCTGCTGATGTACCCAGTCCTGGGGACTCTCCACACCAGCGTTTTCCTTCTATGGAGAGTGAAGTTGAAGAAGAGCTTGGGCCAACAGAAGTTGAAGGTGTTGAAGgaatgcaacaacaacaagatccTAAAGGAATTACCCCTGAGATCTCTCAAAAAGCAGTGTTTGAAAAGAAAGACGTACCAGTAAAGACAACCCTGATTCTCGAAAAAGCGGTGACAAGTGGAGTTAAACCTGATCGCCTAAGAATCCCAATGACTTCTTCaaaagacagactgactgagttTCGTTTGGAGAGTGGCCTGCCTGGTGACATAAAGATCCAAGCGATCCCTGAGGTAGACGTTGAAAAAGACCCCTCCAGAGAGGCTTCTCCCATCCCACCAGACAATTCCTTTACTTTCACTCTTACGGAGACAGGAAGTAAGGTTCCCCCAACTCCCACCACCCCCATATCTGCAGCAGATATACCCTCAGAAACCCAAGTCAATGAAGAGAAGGCTGGGAAAGATGTCTTACCAGAGGTTAAAGCAGGGGACGATCCAGAGACTGAGAGGATTGACACTAAACAGATACAGTTAGTAGAGGAAGTGCAGAAATCTGAGCAGGAAGAATCAGTAGAAAGACACGATGAACTTGAAATGGCGTCATCTCAGTCTTTAGAGAGCatggaaaaagatgaaaagaagattCAAAGTGAACATGGGACACCTGCAAGATTAGAAACAATAGAAAAGCAAGAGACCTCAAAAGATGTTGAGgttaaaaccattaaaaagcTCTCAGATGAGAAAAATCCCCAAATCCATTTACAGGAGGTGACTCTGGATAAATGCTCACCAAAGCCACGCATATCCTCCCCAGTCATCATTATACCTCAAGCACAAGTAGAGGAAGAAGcagatgatgaggatgataTTGAGATTGCTGAAGAGCCTCAAGAGATCATGGAGGAAGCTAAAGTGCCTGCAAAGGAAGAGCAAAAGAAAGTCGAGGTGAGGCTGACAGTAGATGATCAGATTGTGGACGAAGATCCCAGGTCCGGAGCAGAAGAATGGAGTCATAGTGCCCAAAATAGTGATGATGGGGAGCCTGCCACGGACAGTTCACACTTATCTCCATGTTCTGACCAAGATCAACTTATTGAAGGTGGCAGAGACGAAGGCATGGGAGAGGATAACATtgcaaaagacacacaaaaaagtagGGATGAAAGCAAGAAAGAGGAGTGTGAGGCAgtaaaggaagagaaaacagggGAGCAGGGAGTGGAGGAAGTTGGTTCAGATGGTgtaggagcagagagagaccaAAAAAGGATGGGAGCAGTGGatgaggggaaggagaggatgggtgaaaaacaggaggagaaagaCCTCTCGATTGGTCAGGAGGAGGAAACCTCAGATGTGCTCTGCCAGCAGGCAGCTCACGATGAAACCACCATGGACATCTCCATCCTAGATTCAGACAGTGGCTGGATGGACTCACAAG ATGATGACAAAAGTATCATGACTCAGCAAATTGAAGCCCTTCCTCAGACCCAGAGTCTCACCAGTACACCTGTGGTGGACAGACCCGCTAAACGGGCCCCTGGCAGAGGAAGGGGCCGTCCTGGCACCACTGAGAGTAAAGTGTACCGTAAAGTAACCAGCCACCATCCGCcaagagaggagatgaagaagaaaaaag TAGGCATGAGGAGGGCTGACCAGAATAAGGTGTCAGCCCTCCAAACTCGTTCTCCATCTCGAAAGAGTGTAGCCAAAGTGGCGGCCAGACATCCTAGGCCTGCTCTGCTTCACAGCTCTGCTAGACGCAAGGCCACAG GTATGGAAAGCCATCAGCCCCTCAGTGTGGCCCATCAGTCCAGGGAGAGGACCACT gaGAGAGCATACCGCAGCCCAGAGAAGAGGTCGTCCCTGCCCAGGCCTGCCAAATCTCTGACACGCCACATCCCTGCTGCTGAACAAGAGGACAATAGCACCCCCTCCAGGCCAACCT CATTCCAGTCTAGAGCGGACAACAGGTCTGGAAGAGCCCCTGGTATGGCAG GCACAGACTCCGCACGTTCCCGATCAGTCCGCAGCGGTGCGTCCACCCCCGGATCCTCCGCTGTCACACCTGGCACGCCCCCCAGCTACTCCTGCCGCACTCCTGGCTCGCGCACCCCCGGCAGCCACACACCCAAATCCTTCAGCGCCTTCCAGGAGAAGAAGGTGGCTGTGATCCGAACCCCGCCCAAGTCTCCTTCATCTGCCCAACGGCAGCTGAAGGTTGTCAATCAGCCCCTGCCTGACCTGAAGAATGTAAAGTCCAAGATCGGGTCCACCTCCAACCTGAAGCACCAGCCAAAAGGCGGACAG GTCATGATTCCaagtgttaaactggactttAGCCACGTTCAGGCTAAATGTGGCTCCCTGGACAAAATCCAGTACACTGCAGGCGGAGGAAAC GTCCAGATCCAGACCAAGAAGATCGACCTGAGTCACGTCACTGCCAAATGTGGCTCCATGTCCAACATCCGCCACAGACCAG GGGGAGGTCAAGTACGTATCGAAAATGTGAAGCTGGACTTTAAAGACAAGGCCCAGGCCAAGGTCGGCTCCTTGGGCAACACCAGCCACACTCCTGGAGGGGGGAACGTCATG ATCGAGAGCCATAAGCTGAGCTTCCGGGAAACCGCCAAAGCTCGGGTGGATCACGGTGCAGAAATCGTCATCACCCACTCCCCTGGCATCGAGACGGGAGGCACTTCCCCTCGCCTGTCCTCTGCCGGCAGCATCAACCTCCTGGAGTCGCCTCAGCTCTCCACGCTGGCCCAGGATGTCACCGCCGCCCTTGCTAAGCAGGGTTTATGA